The nucleotide window CCTGATCGTCGTCGGCGCGTTCGGCGGCGCGGCCTCGTACGTCGCGCTCGCCTCGCTCCCCGGACTCGGCCTCGGATTCGAGGTCGCGCTCCTCGTCCGCGTCGTCGGGGGTGCGCTCACCATCGGCGCGTTCTCGCTGTCTATCACCCTGCTGATGGACCTCCGCGGCGGCAACGGCCGCAACATGGGGACCGCCGGACTCGCGATCGGACTCGGCGCGGCGGTCGGCTCGGTCGTCGGGGGATCGCTCGCCGACCTCGACGCGCTGTACCCCGTGTACGCCGGCGCGGTCGTGCTGGCCGCGGCGGGGCTGCTCGCGGCGACCGTCGACGACCGCGCGGCGACGGTCTCGACCCGGAGTGCGGACGGTACCGAGCCGACCGACGAGGTCGGCTTCCGCGACGTGCTCGCGCGGGCACGGGCGACCCCCGGTCTCCTCGTCCCGCTCGCGTTCGGCTTCGTCGACCGCCTGACTGCGGGCTTCTTCGCGCTGGTCGGCGTGTACTACTTCCAGGACCCGGCGACGTTCGGCCTGTCGGCGGGCGCGGCGGGCGCGACGCTCGCGCTCTTTTTCGTCCCGTTCGCGCTGCTTCAGTCGCCGTTCGGCGCGCTCTCGGACCGGATCGGTCGCTTCCTTCCCGTGGTGGCCGGATCGATCGCGTACGGCATCGTCACGGTCGGCGTCGGCGTCGCGCCGGCGTACCCGATCGCCGCGGCGCTGATGGTCCTCGTCGGGGTCTGCGGCGCGCTGATGGCCCCGGCGACGATGGCGCTCGTCACGGATCTCGTGGAGCCGGAGGTGCGCGGCGCGGCGATGGGCCTGTTCAACGTGTTCGGGTCGCTCGGCTTCCTGACCGGGTTCCTCATCGGTGGGAGCGCGACGGACGCGTTCGGCTACACGCCGGCGTTCCTCGCGGTCGGCGGGCTGGAGCTGGTCATCGCGCTCGCACTGCTGCCGGCGGT belongs to Halorubrum sp. DM2 and includes:
- a CDS encoding MFS transporter, with the protein product MSDAERDRDAAAETDAGEADAADRRRLGAVVLAVLISQVLLYPGVPDLVVALGAPAGIDAGMWFLVAEFGAFVTFAVVWGALSDALGRRIPLIVVGAFGGAASYVALASLPGLGLGFEVALLVRVVGGALTIGAFSLSITLLMDLRGGNGRNMGTAGLAIGLGAAVGSVVGGSLADLDALYPVYAGAVVLAAAGLLAATVDDRAATVSTRSADGTEPTDEVGFRDVLARARATPGLLVPLAFGFVDRLTAGFFALVGVYYFQDPATFGLSAGAAGATLALFFVPFALLQSPFGALSDRIGRFLPVVAGSIAYGIVTVGVGVAPAYPIAAALMVLVGVCGALMAPATMALVTDLVEPEVRGAAMGLFNVFGSLGFLTGFLIGGSATDAFGYTPAFLAVGGLELVIALALLPAVRSLSPGAGLVGRLGAEG